One stretch of Leptospira hartskeerlii DNA includes these proteins:
- a CDS encoding TerB family tellurite resistance protein, whose product MERVSSLASKVLPGHEFYEKFQKSLDRETEIFQLKMNYAKVLVSLWSYSCHADGVFHTKEGNLVGQMVKAMFDKDCIFDHHQDQKAEIVEELSEVFESPLPVKMITDFAEGNPVLAINFYEDAVCIVTSDGKFTDREKEFLEDLAKELEISSMDKKNIDNKYTDGDED is encoded by the coding sequence ATGGAAAGGGTATCATCCTTGGCTAGCAAAGTTCTACCAGGTCATGAGTTTTACGAAAAGTTTCAGAAAAGTCTGGATAGAGAAACCGAGATTTTTCAACTCAAGATGAATTACGCCAAGGTACTAGTGAGTCTTTGGTCTTATTCTTGTCATGCAGACGGAGTCTTTCATACGAAAGAAGGAAATCTTGTCGGACAAATGGTGAAAGCTATGTTCGATAAAGATTGTATCTTCGATCATCACCAAGATCAAAAGGCTGAGATCGTAGAAGAATTGTCCGAAGTATTCGAATCTCCTCTTCCAGTTAAGATGATCACCGACTTTGCGGAAGGAAATCCTGTCTTAGCTATAAACTTCTACGAAGATGCAGTATGTATCGTAACAAGTGACGGTAAATTTACGGATAGAGAAAAAGAATTTCTGGAAGATCTGGCAAAGGAACTGGAAATTTCTTCCATGGACAAGAAAAACATAGATAATAAATATACGGACGGCGACGAAGACTGA
- the metG gene encoding methionine--tRNA ligase — MSSESKRKILVTSALPYANGPIHLGHVLEAIQTDIYVRYQKSLGNECYFFCADDTHGTPIMLAARKEGISPEELIDRVRAEHYRDLSGFLVEYDNYYTTNSEENRILSEEIYLSLKGKGHIAEREIEQAYCDTDKMFLPDRFIKGTCPNCGTQDQYGDSCENCGATYSPKDLKDSHCSLCGNPPVSRNSKHIFFKLGDFEKYLSNWVEKDSHVAEGVRKKLKEWFEAGLQDWDISRDGPYFGFKIPGETEKYFYVWLDAPIGYMASSLNYFKGDRKKFDSFWKDEKTEISHFIGKDILYFHTLFWPATLEGGGYRSPTQVHVHGFITVNGEKMSKSRGTFIKAEGYLKHLDPEHLRFYLAGKLGSGMDDLDLSFDDYTAKVNSDFVGNFVNLVSRVATSILDKLDRTLGSLDSEGKKILDELRSSESKIKEWYETRNYTRVMKECSRLGDIANKYVNDLAPWIQIKSDAEAARKTVTVALNAARILSIYLYPVLPKSGEKVYKILGLSKKPEFADLSSDLEKTKVSAYEMITKRVEEKSIQTMLEENTLETKSAQPATPTAAPKTEGVLEISIEDLSKVDLRVGKIIEAGPVEGADKLVQVKLDLGPLGTKNVFAGIKASYQPQDLLGLTIVAVANLKPRKMKFGVSEAMLLASGEGESLSLFVPHRGANPGDKLK, encoded by the coding sequence GTGAGTTCCGAATCAAAACGAAAGATCCTCGTTACTTCCGCTTTGCCTTACGCGAATGGTCCTATTCATTTGGGGCATGTTTTGGAGGCAATTCAGACTGATATTTATGTTCGTTATCAAAAATCTTTAGGCAATGAGTGCTATTTTTTCTGTGCGGACGATACACACGGTACTCCTATCATGCTTGCCGCAAGGAAAGAAGGGATCAGTCCGGAAGAGTTGATCGACCGTGTTAGAGCGGAACATTACCGGGATCTCTCCGGCTTTTTAGTAGAATATGATAATTATTATACCACAAACTCCGAAGAAAATCGGATCCTTTCCGAAGAAATTTATCTTTCTCTAAAGGGTAAAGGGCATATCGCGGAAAGAGAAATTGAACAAGCTTATTGTGATACTGATAAGATGTTCCTTCCGGATCGTTTTATTAAAGGAACTTGTCCTAATTGTGGCACCCAAGATCAGTATGGTGATAGCTGTGAGAATTGCGGGGCCACTTATTCTCCTAAAGACCTAAAAGATTCTCATTGTTCCTTATGCGGAAATCCACCCGTTAGCCGAAATTCGAAACATATCTTTTTCAAGTTGGGAGATTTCGAGAAATATCTTTCTAATTGGGTCGAAAAGGATTCTCATGTTGCAGAAGGTGTTCGCAAAAAACTGAAAGAATGGTTCGAGGCTGGTCTCCAAGATTGGGATATTTCTCGTGACGGACCTTATTTCGGATTTAAGATCCCTGGCGAGACCGAAAAATATTTTTATGTTTGGTTGGATGCTCCTATCGGTTATATGGCTTCCAGTTTGAATTATTTCAAAGGGGATCGCAAAAAATTCGATTCTTTCTGGAAGGACGAGAAGACTGAGATCTCCCATTTTATCGGAAAAGATATATTATATTTTCATACTTTATTCTGGCCTGCTACCTTAGAAGGAGGCGGATATCGTTCTCCTACTCAAGTCCATGTTCATGGTTTCATTACTGTGAATGGAGAGAAAATGTCCAAGTCCAGAGGAACCTTTATCAAGGCTGAAGGTTATCTCAAACATTTGGATCCGGAACATCTTCGCTTTTATCTAGCGGGAAAACTAGGGTCCGGAATGGACGATTTGGATCTTTCTTTCGATGATTATACTGCTAAAGTAAATTCGGACTTTGTAGGGAACTTCGTAAACCTGGTTTCCAGGGTCGCCACATCTATATTAGATAAGCTTGATAGAACTTTGGGAAGTTTGGATTCTGAAGGGAAGAAGATCCTGGACGAACTTAGAAGTTCCGAATCTAAAATTAAAGAGTGGTACGAGACCAGAAATTATACCAGGGTAATGAAAGAATGTTCCCGCTTGGGTGATATCGCGAACAAGTATGTAAACGACCTTGCGCCTTGGATCCAAATCAAATCGGATGCTGAGGCGGCACGTAAAACCGTGACTGTTGCTTTGAACGCTGCGAGAATTCTTTCTATTTATTTATATCCTGTTCTTCCTAAATCTGGGGAGAAGGTGTATAAAATTTTAGGTTTAAGTAAAAAACCTGAGTTTGCGGATCTTTCTTCCGATCTGGAAAAAACGAAAGTCTCCGCTTATGAAATGATCACCAAACGTGTAGAGGAAAAATCAATTCAAACCATGTTAGAAGAAAACACTTTGGAAACTAAATCCGCTCAACCTGCGACACCCACTGCGGCTCCTAAAACGGAAGGGGTTTTGGAAATTTCTATCGAGGATCTAAGTAAAGTAGATCTTCGAGTTGGTAAAATTATAGAAGCTGGTCCTGTAGAAGGCGCAGACAAATTGGTCCAAGTAAAATTGGATCTGGGTCCTCTCGGGACTAAGAATGTTTTTGCCGGTATTAAGGCTTCTTACCAACCTCAGGATCTTCTTGGATTGACGATTGTTGCGGTCGCCAATTTGAAACCGAGAAAGATGAAATTCGGAGTTTCAGAAGCAATGCTTTTGGCTTCCGGAGAAGGTGAGAGCCTCAGTCTTTTTGTGCCTCATAGAGGTGCCAATCCTGGCGATAAATTGAAATAA
- a CDS encoding HD domain-containing protein, protein MPLELDISYSFQRLLEKSRAVSGRLVSRQLTFIIDSFLRTRFEKSSGILKKGEEVAVIALGGYGRMEMAPHSDVDILYLHNGVPDSKLSAIISSINTYLYDSGKEVGHSCRTIKESFRYLDDMSSFHAVLDSRFLTGSKELFKKYQEEFLAKLPVKFATRYNQAKEDQLSERFLREGRPILLSEPNLKTDLCGLRDIQYLYWTEKSRSPIRSLGGLAVLPVFQSGEVQALEEAYDFLIRVRTALHILTGRKHDRLDLNLQPEVAEYLGFGKKEDMQTIEKFMNTLYSHQKNIFFIVRVYLDSLLAAQKKGEAQNFDYEGIRFLKIGNTIFPPNEGNLFADPHTLYKDILLTFRMIQETGFEVSGGLLSEIRFASHFLDDDFRYSAEVNGGFISILQNKKERGRILKLMHECQVLAALLPEFGACTNFPLFSYHHEFTVDEHTLLILHELDRLDKGEFEDREILEVYGECEKTEILALAILLHDAGKVKEGDHSEYGAELAVSVGSRLGLSEEDTDLFRFLVEKHILMSELSSKRDISDKILIRNFARTVSNPDRLKLLYILTIIDTKSVGVNVLTNWKKAILNVLYKNSIDFFKNKRTESEDPHGEEERISLCKDLVVYLTEKEGQDPKISKTIASFAYSVIPESFLKTVSNRKILKYFKSITSLSQERNGDLLLDLEQDPAFVTVEVVSRNIPEILLDLCCSVSSEGLSLVGMQSYTFEEFQIHILQVTDSQGSGNISAEKLSRMEGKLRLMASGELQRDSIAFERTEWNPRKTIPESIINRSVRFSNEDVTDTTIMEVRMPDMVGLVYRILRKVFDFGLKVSHLRVSTSADYAYDSFYLQTKDGEQVKDAELLKSLEDKILIIQPVERMTGELVF, encoded by the coding sequence TTGCCTTTAGAATTAGACATCTCTTATAGTTTTCAAAGGCTTTTGGAAAAGAGTAGGGCGGTCTCCGGCCGTCTGGTATCTCGCCAGCTCACATTTATCATAGATTCCTTTTTAAGGACCAGGTTCGAAAAGTCTTCCGGCATCTTAAAAAAAGGGGAAGAAGTAGCGGTAATCGCTTTAGGCGGCTACGGCCGTATGGAAATGGCTCCTCATTCAGATGTAGATATATTATATTTACATAATGGAGTTCCGGATTCCAAACTTTCAGCGATCATTTCTTCGATTAATACCTATCTTTATGATTCCGGAAAAGAAGTAGGGCATAGTTGTCGGACGATCAAAGAATCATTCCGTTATTTGGATGATATGTCCAGCTTTCATGCGGTTTTGGACAGTAGGTTCCTAACAGGCTCGAAAGAGTTATTTAAAAAATACCAGGAAGAATTTTTAGCAAAACTTCCAGTTAAGTTTGCGACCAGATACAACCAAGCAAAGGAAGATCAACTCTCAGAAAGGTTTTTGAGAGAAGGAAGGCCTATTCTTCTCTCCGAACCGAATTTAAAAACGGATCTCTGCGGTCTAAGGGACATTCAATATTTGTATTGGACCGAAAAATCCAGAAGTCCGATCCGTTCTTTAGGTGGACTTGCTGTTCTTCCGGTTTTCCAAAGTGGAGAAGTCCAAGCATTGGAAGAAGCTTATGATTTTCTCATCCGAGTTAGAACTGCACTTCATATTCTTACTGGAAGAAAACACGATCGTTTGGATCTGAATCTTCAGCCTGAGGTGGCGGAGTATCTAGGCTTCGGTAAAAAAGAAGATATGCAGACCATAGAGAAATTTATGAACACTCTCTATAGCCATCAGAAGAATATATTTTTTATCGTTCGTGTATATTTAGATTCCTTATTGGCGGCTCAGAAAAAAGGAGAGGCCCAAAATTTCGACTACGAAGGAATCAGATTCTTAAAGATAGGAAATACGATCTTCCCTCCGAACGAAGGAAATCTTTTTGCGGATCCTCATACTTTATACAAAGATATTTTACTTACTTTCAGAATGATCCAAGAAACAGGCTTTGAGGTTTCCGGCGGTTTGCTCAGCGAGATCAGATTCGCTTCTCACTTTTTAGACGACGATTTTAGATATTCCGCGGAAGTGAACGGAGGATTTATTAGCATTCTTCAGAACAAAAAGGAGAGGGGCAGAATATTAAAGTTAATGCATGAATGCCAGGTGCTCGCAGCTCTTCTGCCCGAGTTTGGCGCATGTACAAATTTTCCTTTATTCAGTTATCATCATGAGTTTACTGTGGATGAACATACCCTACTTATTCTTCACGAATTAGACCGTTTGGATAAGGGAGAGTTTGAAGATAGAGAAATCCTAGAAGTGTATGGAGAATGTGAGAAGACCGAAATTTTGGCTTTGGCAATTCTTCTACATGACGCTGGAAAAGTAAAAGAAGGAGATCATTCTGAATACGGTGCAGAGCTTGCGGTTTCTGTCGGATCTCGTTTGGGTCTATCTGAAGAAGATACGGATCTATTCCGTTTCCTTGTAGAAAAACATATTTTGATGTCGGAACTTTCTTCCAAGAGAGATATTTCGGATAAAATTTTGATACGCAATTTTGCAAGAACTGTTTCTAATCCTGACAGACTCAAACTTTTATATATTCTTACCATCATAGATACCAAGTCGGTAGGAGTAAACGTTCTTACGAATTGGAAAAAGGCCATCTTAAACGTACTTTATAAAAATTCCATAGACTTCTTCAAAAACAAAAGAACTGAATCGGAAGACCCTCATGGAGAAGAGGAGAGGATCTCTCTATGCAAAGATCTTGTAGTTTATTTAACCGAGAAAGAAGGGCAAGATCCTAAAATTTCCAAAACAATTGCTTCTTTCGCATATTCCGTGATCCCGGAAAGTTTTTTAAAAACAGTTTCGAATCGGAAAATATTAAAATATTTTAAATCGATTACTTCTCTTAGCCAGGAAAGGAATGGCGATTTGCTCTTGGATCTGGAACAAGACCCTGCTTTCGTAACGGTAGAAGTAGTAAGCCGTAATATTCCTGAGATCTTATTGGATTTATGTTGTTCTGTTTCTTCCGAGGGATTGAGTTTAGTTGGGATGCAAAGTTATACTTTCGAAGAATTTCAGATCCACATTCTTCAAGTAACGGACTCTCAAGGTAGCGGAAATATTTCTGCTGAAAAACTTTCCAGGATGGAAGGTAAGCTTAGGTTGATGGCTTCGGGAGAATTACAAAGAGACAGTATCGCTTTTGAAAGGACGGAATGGAATCCACGTAAGACGATACCGGAAAGTATCATCAATCGTTCCGTTCGTTTTTCTAACGAAGATGTTACAGACACCACCATTATGGAAGTTCGTATGCCTGATATGGTCGGCTTAGTGTATAGGATCTTAAGAAAAGTATTCGATTTTGGTTTAAAAGTTTCTCATTTAAGGGTTTCTACTTCTGCGGACTATGCTTATGACTCATTCTATCTCCAGACTAAGGACGGGGAACAGGTCAAAGATGCAGAATTGTTAAAATCCCTGGAAGATAAGATCTTGATAATCCAGCCAGTGGAAAGGATGACAGGGGAACTCGTTTTCTAA
- a CDS encoding alpha-glucosidase: protein MDSGSRSTVTSKRKKETAKSIRPIKKSSTSNRAKKIDADWWKNAVVYQIYPRSFKDTNGDGIGDLEGIIQKLDYLNDGTPNSLGIDAIWLSPIYPSPMYDFGYDISDYESIDPVFGNLDTFKRLLKEAHKRKIRIIMDLVANHTSHQHPWFLESKSSKDNPKRDWYIWKDPIDGKPPNNWMGTFGGRAWTLDKTTDQYYYHSFLVEQPDLNWRNPEVKKAIFSMVKNWLDMGVDGFRLDVVNLFVKDSELRSNPRKRWIARPFDQQNHIYDRDRPEMHDILKDLRKLLDSYGDRMSVGEVMMEPPGTSALPASYYGAKGDELHLAFNFAFFYTPWKAEKFRDVIKEWEKYLRDKGWPNYTLSNHDFRRHITRYSKGRETTARAKIAALMLLTLRGTPFLYYGEELGMMDERVPKNRIQDPVGIRYWPVYPSRDNCRLPMCWSGDVNGGFSSGEPWLPVFSRYESVNVETQSRSIESLLNFYKKLIWLRKGNEILKKGTLALDYDSPPGVLQYTREFEKKKCLIILNFENESKKIVANANRTAQILISTHRKPEKMEIPVVFEIAPYEGLVLEY from the coding sequence ATGGATTCGGGCAGTCGTTCCACAGTCACTTCTAAAAGAAAAAAAGAAACGGCGAAATCTATCCGGCCGATCAAAAAGTCTAGTACTTCTAACCGTGCCAAAAAGATTGATGCGGACTGGTGGAAGAACGCAGTAGTTTATCAAATCTATCCTAGAAGTTTTAAAGATACCAATGGGGACGGGATTGGTGACCTAGAAGGTATCATCCAAAAACTAGATTATCTAAACGACGGGACCCCGAACTCTCTCGGCATCGATGCCATTTGGCTTTCTCCTATTTATCCTTCCCCTATGTATGATTTCGGATACGATATTTCGGATTACGAAAGTATTGATCCTGTGTTCGGAAACTTGGACACATTCAAACGTTTATTAAAAGAAGCTCATAAACGTAAGATCAGGATCATCATGGACTTGGTTGCAAATCATACTTCTCACCAACATCCTTGGTTTTTAGAATCCAAATCTTCTAAAGACAATCCGAAGAGAGATTGGTATATTTGGAAAGATCCTATAGATGGAAAACCTCCCAATAATTGGATGGGTACTTTCGGGGGAAGAGCCTGGACCCTAGATAAAACTACAGATCAATATTATTATCATTCTTTCTTAGTAGAACAACCTGACTTGAACTGGAGAAATCCGGAAGTCAAAAAAGCGATCTTCTCTATGGTCAAGAATTGGCTGGATATGGGAGTAGATGGTTTCCGCTTGGATGTCGTAAATCTATTCGTTAAAGATTCAGAATTAAGAAGTAATCCTCGCAAAAGATGGATCGCCAGACCTTTCGATCAGCAAAATCATATTTATGATCGTGATCGTCCAGAGATGCATGATATCCTCAAGGATCTCAGAAAGCTTTTGGATTCATACGGAGATAGAATGTCCGTAGGTGAAGTGATGATGGAGCCTCCTGGCACTAGTGCACTTCCTGCTTCTTATTATGGCGCGAAGGGTGATGAACTTCATTTAGCATTCAACTTCGCTTTCTTTTATACTCCTTGGAAGGCTGAAAAATTCAGGGACGTGATCAAAGAATGGGAGAAGTATCTCCGAGACAAAGGTTGGCCGAATTATACATTAAGTAATCATGATTTCCGCAGACATATCACCAGATATTCCAAAGGAAGAGAAACAACAGCAAGAGCAAAGATCGCGGCTCTAATGCTCTTAACTTTGAGAGGGACTCCGTTCTTATATTACGGAGAAGAACTCGGGATGATGGACGAAAGAGTGCCTAAGAATCGGATCCAAGATCCTGTTGGAATCAGATACTGGCCGGTTTATCCAAGCCGTGACAATTGCAGGCTTCCTATGTGTTGGTCCGGAGATGTGAACGGTGGATTCAGCAGCGGAGAGCCTTGGCTTCCTGTTTTTTCTAGATACGAATCCGTAAACGTAGAGACTCAATCCAGATCCATCGAAAGTTTATTAAATTTTTATAAAAAGCTAATATGGCTTAGAAAAGGGAATGAGATCCTGAAAAAAGGAACTCTTGCCTTAGATTATGATTCTCCTCCAGGTGTTCTTCAATATACCAGAGAGTTTGAAAAGAAAAAATGTCTGATCATTTTGAACTTTGAGAATGAATCTAAAAAGATCGTAGCAAACGCGAATCGCACCGCTCAGATACTTATCTCTACTCATAGAAAACCTGAGAAGATGGAAATCCCGGTGGTATTCGAGATAGCACCTTATGAAGGTTTGGTTTTAGAATATTAA
- a CDS encoding acyl-CoA dehydrogenase family protein, with the protein MNHPLRLAENPGLSSYDLTGYKGNRGKNFYEEDKILQRVVERYSSDYKPDHKKAMLDHLKGYGELVGGILDELTDASHKEGKYGEVVKYDRTGNRIDQIVYSHEQKLSRKISYDYGIVNLDFHDEWKFPFTDLHRQALTYLANQNGEGGVTCPLAMTEGMIRVLQGIGTDEQKKKYLPLVAGKGSFSHFMAGQYVTERVGGSNVGANRTIARKGEDGKWILNGEKWFCSNPGDLWVTTAKIEDTETVGLFLVPRIKDNGELNGHHILRKKDIIGSKGKLTVEIVYEDLEAEALGRPAHGIANLIRYVIRTSRVHVGLAASGMSRRAFMEAREYSRYRTAYGKKIQDFPAYSRELAEMRILYAALVMPIFRGIDWTQKGILAEQISTPLMKYRSSSLSSQITHRAIMALGGSGIIGDYTCLPRLHNDCIINETWEGTHLIITDHALGAMNRAKIRDSFVSELKKNFDSAKKYPELKAAAELGENLLLDWNKSIEEKPREWKETYRVDLSDQAYGALVLSEFLEQAVFDRTSGSKRSRFDSFVKGFGAFLFRTLPKTFGDYESFRLDQEEVDEIVNW; encoded by the coding sequence ATGAATCATCCATTACGTTTAGCTGAAAACCCGGGTTTATCTTCTTACGACTTAACGGGTTATAAAGGAAATAGGGGTAAAAACTTTTACGAAGAGGATAAGATCCTCCAGAGAGTAGTGGAAAGATACTCTTCCGATTACAAACCGGATCATAAAAAAGCGATGTTAGATCACCTCAAAGGCTATGGGGAATTAGTCGGAGGCATCTTAGACGAACTTACCGACGCTAGCCACAAAGAAGGTAAATACGGAGAAGTAGTCAAATATGATCGAACAGGAAATCGCATTGATCAAATCGTTTATTCCCACGAACAAAAACTTTCCAGAAAGATCTCCTATGATTACGGAATTGTTAATTTAGATTTTCATGATGAATGGAAGTTTCCTTTTACGGATCTTCATAGACAGGCCTTGACCTATCTCGCAAACCAGAATGGAGAAGGAGGAGTTACTTGTCCTTTAGCAATGACTGAAGGTATGATCCGAGTTCTTCAGGGAATTGGAACGGATGAGCAAAAAAAGAAATATCTTCCTTTGGTCGCTGGAAAGGGTTCCTTCTCCCATTTTATGGCGGGACAGTATGTTACAGAAAGAGTCGGAGGAAGCAACGTTGGTGCCAACCGCACGATTGCCCGCAAGGGCGAAGACGGAAAATGGATCTTAAACGGAGAAAAATGGTTTTGTTCTAATCCGGGAGATCTTTGGGTCACAACAGCTAAGATAGAAGATACCGAAACAGTAGGATTATTCCTAGTCCCAAGGATCAAGGATAATGGGGAACTGAACGGACATCATATATTAAGAAAAAAAGATATTATAGGTTCTAAAGGAAAACTCACTGTAGAGATCGTATACGAAGATCTAGAAGCAGAGGCTTTAGGAAGACCGGCTCATGGAATTGCAAACTTGATCCGTTATGTGATCCGAACTTCTCGAGTTCACGTGGGTCTTGCCGCTTCCGGAATGTCCAGAAGAGCATTCATGGAAGCAAGAGAATATTCCAGATACAGAACAGCTTATGGAAAGAAGATCCAAGATTTTCCTGCATATTCCAGAGAGCTTGCTGAGATGAGGATTTTGTATGCCGCTTTGGTCATGCCGATTTTCCGCGGGATTGATTGGACCCAAAAAGGAATTTTAGCGGAACAGATCTCTACTCCTTTGATGAAATATAGATCTTCCTCTCTTTCTTCTCAGATTACTCATAGAGCGATTATGGCATTGGGTGGTTCCGGAATTATCGGTGATTACACTTGTTTGCCAAGACTTCATAATGATTGTATAATCAACGAGACCTGGGAAGGAACTCATTTGATCATCACAGACCATGCACTTGGCGCGATGAATCGTGCTAAGATCAGAGATTCTTTCGTTTCGGAATTAAAGAAAAATTTTGACTCTGCAAAAAAATATCCAGAGTTAAAGGCCGCTGCAGAACTAGGAGAAAATCTTCTATTAGATTGGAATAAGAGTATTGAAGAAAAGCCTAGAGAATGGAAAGAAACTTATAGAGTGGATCTTTCAGATCAGGCTTATGGCGCGCTCGTTCTTTCCGAGTTTTTAGAGCAGGCAGTTTTTGATAGAACATCCGGTTCTAAAAGATCCAGATTCGATTCTTTTGTGAAAGGTTTTGGCGCTTTCTTATTTAGGACCCTTCCTAAAACTTTCGGAGACTATGAGTCTTTCCGTTTAGATCAGGAAGAAGTAGACGAGATCGTGAATTGGTAA
- the trxA gene encoding thioredoxin, protein MPGSFNELLKTHDKPILVDFWAEWCGPCKMVAPELEKFAQAHPGQVTVVKVNIDEKPELAQQYGVQSIPTLMLFKGGEIAEKVVGAIPQAQMEKVFAPKLA, encoded by the coding sequence ATGCCTGGTTCATTCAACGAACTTCTCAAAACACATGATAAACCCATCCTAGTAGATTTCTGGGCCGAATGGTGCGGTCCTTGTAAAATGGTAGCCCCTGAGCTGGAAAAATTTGCACAAGCTCACCCAGGGCAAGTCACCGTAGTAAAAGTCAATATAGACGAAAAACCTGAATTGGCTCAACAATACGGAGTTCAGTCCATTCCGACTCTGATGTTATTCAAAGGCGGAGAAATCGCTGAAAAGGTGGTGGGAGCAATTCCACAGGCACAAATGGAGAAAGTTTTTGCCCCTAAACTGGCTTAA
- a CDS encoding TIGR01777 family oxidoreductase yields the protein MLIGITGGTGLIGSMLAIRLKAEGHRVRIFSRSGKLPPRLQRISEWDVRIGSLPTRADLEGVNVLINLAGEPIAGVRWTPEYKQRIRSSRVDFTRDLVARLTSMGEFAPKTFFNSSAIGIYGSYDAGTPPFDEDSPASDDELGILCKDWEEEALEAEKSGIRTVLLRTGVVLTTEGGALATMLPAFKLFAGGPIGSGNQILSWIHIEDQLSAIMFLIRKEEAKGAFNLVSPEPLSNEQFSKALAKTLGRPSFTRVPSFALSLAFGEGAIVATHGQRVVPKRLQELGYKFRYPNLEAALRNLLG from the coding sequence ATGCTTATTGGAATTACCGGCGGCACGGGACTCATAGGATCCATGTTGGCGATCCGCTTGAAGGCAGAAGGACATAGAGTCCGCATCTTCAGCAGAAGCGGAAAATTGCCGCCCAGACTCCAAAGAATTTCAGAATGGGACGTTCGGATCGGCTCACTCCCCACCAGGGCAGATCTAGAAGGAGTAAACGTTCTAATCAACCTCGCAGGCGAACCGATCGCAGGAGTTCGCTGGACCCCTGAATACAAACAAAGGATCCGTTCTTCTCGCGTAGATTTCACAAGGGACCTTGTCGCAAGACTCACTTCCATGGGAGAATTTGCACCCAAGACATTCTTCAACTCTTCTGCAATCGGAATCTACGGATCTTATGATGCGGGAACCCCGCCATTCGACGAAGATAGTCCTGCCTCGGACGATGAGTTAGGCATCCTTTGCAAAGACTGGGAAGAAGAAGCTTTAGAAGCAGAAAAATCAGGGATCCGAACAGTCCTCTTAAGAACGGGAGTTGTTCTCACTACGGAAGGCGGAGCACTCGCAACAATGCTTCCTGCATTCAAATTATTCGCGGGTGGACCGATCGGAAGCGGAAACCAAATCCTATCCTGGATCCATATCGAAGACCAACTCTCCGCAATCATGTTCTTAATCAGAAAAGAAGAAGCAAAAGGAGCATTCAACCTTGTATCTCCTGAGCCTCTTTCCAATGAGCAGTTCAGTAAGGCACTTGCAAAAACTCTGGGGCGCCCTTCGTTCACAAGAGTCCCTTCTTTCGCACTCTCACTCGCATTCGGCGAAGGTGCCATCGTGGCAACCCATGGCCAAAGAGTGGTGCCGAAAAGGCTCCAAGAGCTGGGTTATAAATTCAGATATCCGAATTTGGAAGCAGCACTCCGAAATTTACTTGGATAG